Proteins from a single region of Malaclemys terrapin pileata isolate rMalTer1 chromosome 25, rMalTer1.hap1, whole genome shotgun sequence:
- the SOST gene encoding sclerostin: protein MQISWAVCSICVLIQIAVRSVEGWQVFKNDATEIIPELPENTETPVEQTNSNNNTMNQAKHGGRQPQPSLDPNDASDFSCRELRYTRYVIDGPCRSFKPIKELVCSGQCFPSHLLPNSIGRGKWWRQNALDYRCIPAHARTRRIQLACPQEETRTYKIRAVTACKCKRYTRYHNQSELKDFGKETIRPQKNKKPRLSRARGSKSNQPELENAY from the exons ATGCAGATCTCTTGGGCTGTGTGCTCTATCTGTGTCCTGATCCAAATTGCTGTACGCTCAGTAGAAGGGTGGCAAGTGTTTAAAAATGATGCCACAGAAATCATCCCTGAGCTCCCTGAAAATACAGAAACACCAGTGGAGCAGactaacagcaacaacaacacaaTGAACCAGGCAAAACACGGGGGAAGACAGCCACAGCCGTCTCTGGATCCAAAcg aTGCCTCAGATTTCAGCTGCAGAGAGCTGCGCTACACACGGTATGTCATTGATGGGCCCTGCCGCAGCTTCAAGCCCATAAAGGAGCTGGTCTGCTCAGGCCagtgtttcccctcccacctcctccctaACTCTATTGGCAGAGGAAAGTGGTGGCGCCAGAATGCCCTGGATTACCGCTGCATTCCCGCGCACGCTCGCACTCGGCGCATCCAGCTGGCCTGCCCCCAAGAAGAGACTCGGACTTACAAAATCCGAGCTGTCACCGCATGTAAATGCAAGCGCTACACTCGCTACCACAACCAGTCTGAGCTGAAGGACTTCGGGAAGGAAACCATCAGGCCTCAGAAAAACAAGAAGCCTCGTCTCTCCAGAGCAAGGGGCAGCAAATCCAACCAGCCTGAACTAGAAAATGCCTATTAG